One stretch of Miscanthus floridulus cultivar M001 chromosome 18, ASM1932011v1, whole genome shotgun sequence DNA includes these proteins:
- the LOC136521429 gene encoding uncharacterized protein, which translates to MVMLQSAIRNAGYQVSGSYVDPLALKTDAPMSVIWDIMRCWIKLRPVKHRPGNHPGNEATWYFPKSLNCRRIPGCCFKRQVYQAWAYAYYELGSLMGKAPPGGSPLSSEKEGQTVCKYILHVEEGMKQEIFIRNVSASLSVGFLCHKFERASAVYRLKQVNINLSNLQNSVIS; encoded by the exons ATGGTTATGTTACAATCTGCTATCAGAAATGCTGGGTATCAAGTATCAGGAAGTTATGTGGATCCACTAGCTCTTAAAACAGATGCTCCAATGTCAGTGATTTGGGACATCATGCGATGCTGG ATCAAGCTTCGCCCAGTTAAACATCGGCCTGGAAATCATCCAGGCAATGAGGCAACGTGGTACTTTCCCAAGAGCCTAAATTGCAG GAGGATACCCGGGTGTTGCTTCAAGAGACAAGTCTATCAGGCATGGGCATATGCTTATTATGAACTTGGTTCATTAATGGGGAAAGCACCGCCAGGAGGATCACCACTTTCTTCTGAAAAGGAGGGACAAACAGT ATGCAAGTACATATTGCATGTAGAGGAAGGCATGAAGCAAGAGATATTTATCAGAAATGTGTCAGCATCCTTATCAGTAGGATTCCTGTGTCACAAGTTTGAGAG AGCATCAGCTGTATATAGGCTGAAGCAGGTGAACATCAATCTCAGCAACCTGCAAAATTCTGTGATAAGTTGA